One Acidobacteriota bacterium DNA window includes the following coding sequences:
- a CDS encoding VOC family protein — protein sequence MKIKLSSILVDEQAKALKFYTEILGFVKKTEIPLGEASWLTVVSPDGHDDIELVLEPNSNPAAKTYQAAIYQQRIPLTAFAVDDIQTEYQRLKNLGVVFSQEPTKMGDVTIAMFDDTCGNFIQLYQV from the coding sequence ATGAAAATCAAACTCAGCAGTATCTTGGTTGATGAGCAGGCAAAGGCTCTGAAATTTTATACGGAGATTCTTGGCTTCGTTAAGAAAACGGAAATCCCATTGGGAGAAGCCAGTTGGTTGACCGTGGTTTCGCCTGATGGGCATGATGATATTGAGTTGGTTCTTGAACCCAACAGCAACCCGGCTGCGAAAACCTATCAGGCAGCTATCTATCAACAGCGAATTCCGCTGACCGCATTTGCGGTTGACGACATTCAAACCGAATACCAGAGACTGAAAAATTTGGGTGTGGTATTCAGCCAGGAGCCGACCAAAATGGGCGACGTTACGATTGCCATGTTTGATGATACTTGCGGAAATTTTATTCAGCTTTATCAGGTTTAA